From a region of the Pectobacterium aquaticum genome:
- the ykgO gene encoding type B 50S ribosomal protein L36, whose product MQVLSSLRSAKNRHKDCIVVRRRGRVYVICKSNPRFKAVQGGKKKKG is encoded by the coding sequence ATGCAGGTGCTTAGTTCGCTACGTTCAGCAAAAAATCGTCATAAAGATTGTATTGTGGTCCGCCGTCGCGGGCGAGTTTACGTTATATGCAAATCCAACCCGCGCTTTAAAGCCGTGCAAGGCGGGAAAAAGAAAAAAGGTTAA
- the tomB gene encoding Hha toxicity modulator TomB, which yields MDEYTPKYYDIAQLRFLCENLCDESIATLGDSSHGWVNDPTSAINIQLNELIEHIATFILTFKIKYPNESELSEQVEKYLDDTYVLFSNYGINDAELRRWQKSKAKLFGMFSGENICMPAKT from the coding sequence ATGGATGAGTACACACCAAAATATTATGATATTGCCCAACTCAGATTCTTATGTGAAAATCTGTGTGACGAAAGCATAGCAACGTTAGGCGATAGCAGTCACGGCTGGGTCAATGATCCAACATCTGCGATCAATATCCAATTAAATGAACTTATTGAGCATATCGCTACGTTTATTCTCACATTTAAAATAAAATACCCTAACGAAAGTGAGCTTTCAGAGCAGGTTGAAAAGTATTTGGATGATACTTACGTCTTGTTTAGCAACTATGGAATTAATGATGCTGAACTGCGACGTTGGCAGAAGTCCAAAGCAAAATTATTCGGAATGTTCTCAGGGGAGAACATCTGTATGCCTGCTAAAACTTAA
- a CDS encoding MGMT family protein — MSEENDNFRQRVFQIVAAIPYGKIATYGDIAQLADSPRASRQVGGVLKRLPKDSKLPWHRVINRKGEISLVGGDYVRQKSALQAEGIIFNRQGKVDLAKYRWQYAP; from the coding sequence ATGTCAGAAGAAAACGATAATTTCCGCCAGCGCGTTTTTCAAATCGTCGCGGCAATCCCTTACGGAAAAATAGCGACCTATGGCGACATCGCGCAGCTTGCTGACTCGCCCAGAGCATCGAGGCAAGTTGGCGGGGTATTAAAACGCCTGCCGAAAGACAGCAAACTCCCCTGGCATCGGGTAATCAATCGTAAAGGGGAAATATCGCTGGTCGGTGGAGACTATGTACGCCAGAAGTCAGCGCTACAGGCGGAAGGCATTATTTTCAATCGTCAGGGAAAAGTTGATCTTGCGAAATATCGCTGGCAATACGCGCCATAA
- a CDS encoding YbaY family lipoprotein, which yields MKLWHILGGITLSMTLAACAQRSDYGVSPQTGAPVTSVSSQRPAVAMPVVTGTVNIRQRIALPHNAVLTVTVSDASLADAPSKVITQRVTRTEGKQAPFQFELPYNPTDIQPNARILLSAAVAIDNRIVMVTENVLPVISNGVNNADLVLVPVASVPLPAKNQGSMMSNPANQTPHMLQGQPASSSVAPQPVW from the coding sequence ATGAAATTATGGCATATCTTAGGTGGTATCACGTTATCGATGACTCTGGCTGCATGTGCACAGAGGAGTGATTATGGCGTTTCTCCTCAGACAGGCGCACCTGTCACCAGTGTTTCCTCACAGCGTCCGGCTGTCGCAATGCCTGTGGTAACGGGTACGGTGAATATTCGTCAGCGCATTGCGCTACCTCACAACGCCGTTTTGACCGTTACCGTGTCTGATGCATCGCTGGCGGATGCGCCTTCAAAAGTGATTACCCAGCGTGTGACGCGTACAGAAGGAAAGCAGGCACCTTTCCAATTCGAGCTACCGTATAACCCAACTGATATCCAGCCCAATGCACGTATTTTACTCAGCGCAGCGGTTGCGATCGATAATCGCATCGTGATGGTGACGGAAAACGTCTTGCCGGTTATTAGCAACGGGGTGAATAACGCCGATTTGGTGCTGGTCCCTGTCGCCTCTGTTCCCTTACCGGCGAAAAATCAGGGATCAATGATGTCTAATCCGGCGAATCAGACTCCTCATATGCTTCAGGGGCAACCTGCTTCGTCATCTGTGGCTCCGCAGCCAGTCTGGTAA
- a CDS encoding HHA domain-containing protein: MKKIDYLMRLRKCTTIDTLERVIEKNKYELSNDELEMFFSAADHRLAELTMNKLYDKVPTAVWRYVR; this comes from the coding sequence ATGAAAAAAATCGACTATTTGATGCGTTTGCGCAAATGCACAACTATTGACACTCTCGAACGTGTTATTGAAAAAAACAAGTATGAACTCTCCAATGATGAACTGGAGATGTTCTTTTCCGCAGCCGATCATCGTCTGGCAGAACTGACGATGAACAAACTCTACGACAAAGTCCCTACAGCAGTATGGCGATACGTTCGTTAA